A stretch of DNA from Alteromonas gilva:
TTATATCGAAGAACACAGCCAGGGCTTGTTCGACAAAAAGGTGCTCGACGTAGGTTGTGGCGGCGGTATTCTGGCAGAGGCTCTGGCCGGCCGTGGTGCCAGGGTCACAGGCATCGATATGGCCGACGCATCGCTGGAGATTGCCAGACTTCATAGTCTCGAAAGCGGCGTTAGCGTTGATTATCGCTGCGTGAGTGCAGAGCAACTCGCCACCGAGCAAGCCGGACAATATGACGTTGTGACATGCATGGAGATGCTTGAACATGTGCCCGACCCCGAGTCGATCATTCGCAGTTGTGCACAGTTGGTTAAACCAGGCGGTAAGGTGTTCTTTTCAACCCTGAATCGTAATGTTAAATCCTACCTTATGGGTATCGTTGCAGCTGAATACCTGCTTCAGTGGGTACCAAAAGGTACGCACCAGTACCAGCGTTTTATTAAGCCGTCCGAACTTATTCGCTCGGCTGATCGTGCGGATCTGGTCACCCGATCTGCTACTGGGTTACATTTTGACCCGTTTAACCAACAGTTTGTGTTGTCGCAGCGAAATCTGGATGTGAACTACATACTGCATTGTGAAAAGCTATAAGCAAAAACACTATATATAGTGCTAGTACATCTAACAAAGCACCATATATCGTAAATTTATAAGCAGAGAATTATCTGAATAAATTGTTTTAAGTAATCATAAAAATAAATTAAACAGCTTGCATTCAGGCAAATATTGCTTAGTTCAACCGTTAACAGTTAGTCAATACTAACCTAAAGACTGGCTTTGTTTGATCGGTGAATTAAGCACCAGATATTGGGTTGCATTAAACCCAAAACCTCACTATCTTGTGTTTGTCCCGTAGCAGTCTTGTTTAAATATTCGACTGAACAGGTAACTCACAGGCGAATTAAGCAATCACGGTACGAAGCGATCGCAGCTTGATCGTTTCGCAAGACACTATTGAATACGATACTGGCATGATATTCATGCCACAACACCAGCGCTAACTGACAAACGGCCATTAAAATGAATAACAATTTATCCGTCACCAAACGTAATGGTGAACAAGAGCCCATCGATCTTGAGAAAATCCATAAAGTCATTACCTGGGCCGCCGAAGGGTTGCAGAATGTTTCGGTTTCTCAAGTAGAAATCAAAGCCCACATACAGTTTTACGACGGGATTAAAACCGCCGAAATTCATGAAACGCTAATCAAGTCAGCGGCAGATCTGATCTCTACAGATGCGCCCGACTACCAGTATCTGGCGGCACGTTTAGCGATTTTCCACTTACGCAAAAAAGCCTTTGGCCGCTTTGAACCCCCTAAGTTGTTCAGCCACGTGGCGCGTATGGTTGATATGGGCAAATACGATACCCACCTGCTGGAAGATTACACGGCAGAAGAATTCGCCGAGATGGATAGCTATATCGATCACTGGCGTGACATGAACTTCAGTTATGCCGCCGTTAAGCAACTGGAAGGGAAATACCTGGCGCAAAACCGTGTAACCGGTGAGATTTATGAAAGTGCGCAGTTTCTTTACATTTTAGTCGCCGCTTGCCTGTTTGCTAATTACCCTAAAGATACGCGTCTTGGCTATATCCGCCGTTTTTACGATGCGACATCTACGTTTAAGCTGTCGTTACCAACGCCTATTATGTCGGGCGTACGTACCCCTACCCGTCAGTTTAGTTCATGCGTGTTAATTGAAACCGGCGACAGCCTGGATTCGATTAACGCCACCGCCAGTGCCATTGTGAAGTACGTGAGTCAGCGTGCCGGTATTGGTGTTAATGCCGGCCGTATACGTGCGCTGGGCAGCCCTATTCGTGGTGGCGAAGCCTTCCACACGGGCTGTATACCGTTTTACAAGTACTTCCAGACCGCCGTTAAAAGCTGCTCACAAGGCGGCGTGCGTGGCGGTGCCGCGACCTTGTTCTATCCGCTGTGGCACCTTGAGGTTGAGTCGTTACTGGTACTTAAAAACAACCGCGGAGTAGAAGAAAACCGCGTACGCCACCTCGATTATGGTGTGCAGTTTAACAAGTTAATGTATCAGCGCATGATGAAAGATGATTACATCACCTTGTTCAGTCCGTCGGACGTGCCGGGTCTGTATGATGCTTTCTTTGCTGATCAACCTAAGTTTGAAGAGCTCTACGTTAAGTATGAGCAGGATGAGTCGATTCGCAAAAAACGTATCAAAGCCATGGAGCTGTTCAGCCTGTTTATGCAGGAACGCGCCAGCACAGGCCGTATATACCTGCAAAACGTTGATCACTGTAATACCCACAGCCCCTTCGATCCAAAGGTTGCTCCGGTTCGTCAAAGCAACCTGTGCCTGGAAATTGCGCTACCTACTAAGCCCCTTGAGCATGTTAACGATGAAAACGGCGAAATCGCGCTGTGCACGTTATCAGCCTTTAACCTGGGCGCGATTAAATCACTGGATGAGTTTGAAGAATTGGCCGATTTAGCGGTACGTGCCCTCGATAGCCTGCTCGATTATCAGGACTATCCGGTACCGGCAGCCTATAACGCCACCATGAATCGCCGTACCCTGGGTATAGGTGTAATTAACTTTGCTTATTACCTGGCTAAGAACGGCGTAAAATATTCTGACTTTAGCGCCAACAGCCTGGTGCATAAAACCTTTGAAGCGATGCAGTATCACCTGCTCAAAGCGTCGAACAACCTGGCAAAAGAAAAAGGCGCCTGCCCTAAATTTAATGAAACCACCTACTCTCAGGGTGTGTTGCCGATTGATAGCTACAAGAAAGATCTTGATAGCGTTTGTAATGAGCCATTGCATCTTGATTGGGAAAGTCTGCGCGCGGATATTGTTGAACATGGTTTGCGTAACTCTACGCTTTCAGCATTGATGCCGTCAGAAACCTCCTCACAAATCTCTAATGCGACTAATGGTATTGAACCGCCACGTGGTCACATCAGTATTAAGTCGAGCAAGGATGGTGTGCTGAAACAGGTCGTCCCGGAGTACGAGCGTCTTAAGGATCAATACGAGTTACTTTGGGATATTCCGTCGAATGATGGCTATCTTCAGTTATGTGGCATTATGCAAAAGTTTGTTGATCAAACAATTTCTGCCAATACCAGCTACAACCCATCTAAGTACGAAAACGGTAAGGTACCAATGCGGTTACTGCTCAAAGATCTGCTAACCGCTTATAAACTGGGTGTAAAAACCTTGTACTACCATAACACCCGTGATGGTGCCTCCGATTCACCTGTGGAGTCTACACAGGCAGCACAGGCCAAACCGACAGCACAGGAAGTGGTCGTCGAAGAAGATGACGATTGTGCAGGCGGCGCCTGTAAAATCTGACGTTTGTTAATTTGCCCGGCATGTGCCGGGCGTCTTAGTCTTATTGCGCTAGTGAAGTGATATTAAAATATGAAATACACCACGTTTAATCAGCAAAATGTTAATCAGCTCGACGAACCCATGTTCTTCGGTAACCCGGTTAACGTTGCGCGCTACGACCAACAAAAGCATTCTATATTTGAGAAGCTGATCGAAAAACAAATTAGCTTTTTCTGGCGTCCGGAAGAAGTCGATGTCAGCCGCGATCAGGTTGACTTTCAAAAACTGACAGACTCAGAAAAACATATTTTCATTTCTAACTTAAAATACCAGACGCTATTGGACTCTGTTCAGGGCCGCAGTCCGAACATTGCATTTTTGCCCATCATCTCCCTGCCGGAGCTGGAAACCTGGGTAGAAACCTGGTCGTTTTTTGAGACAATTCACTCGCGCTCTTACACGCATATTTTGCGTAACCTGTTTACTGATCCCAGCAGTATTTTTGAAGATATTGTGGTTAACGAAGAAATCAAACGTCGTGCCACTGACATTTCCAAATATTATGACGATCTGATCTACGCGACACAGCTATGGCAAACCCAGGGCGAAGGTGTGTATACCAATGAGGGCGAAACCTACCCGGTCAACATGCGCGAATTAAAGAAAAAACTGTACCTGTGCATGAACTCGGTTAATGCCCTGGAAGCCATTCGCTTTTATGTATCTTTTGCCTGTACGTTTGCTTTTGCAGAACGTGAGCTGATGGAAGGTAATTCCAAAATTATTCGTCTTATTGCCCGCGACGAAAACCTGCATTTAACCTCAACCCAGCATATCCTGAATTTGTGGGCCAAAGGCAAAGACGATCCGGAAATGGCTGAGATTGCCGAAGAATGTGCCGACGAAGCCAAAGCCATATTTATGAAAGCCGTTGAGCAGGAAAAACAGTGGGCAGAGTACTTGTTTCAGCATGGTTCAATGATTGGCCTCAACAAAGAAATCCTCTGTCAGTACGTTGAGTACATCGCCAACCAGCGTATGGCGGTTATCGGCATGGGCCAGCCTTACAAGGTGGAGTCAAATCCCCTGCCATGGATGAATAACTATCTGATTTCAGACAACGTACAGGTTGCACCTCAGGAAACGGAAATCAGCTCTTACCTGGTTGGTCAAATCGACTCTTCTGTTAGTGAAGACGACTTTGCCGATTTTGAACTATAGGCAATGGCCGACGACAACACCTACCGTATCGACATTGTCGATACGGGTACGGTGACCGCATTACCCGATAAAACGCTGCTGGAAAGTCTTGAGTCTCATAAGATAGACGTGCAATACCATTGTCGCGAGGGTTTTTGCGGCGCCTGCCGCACCAGGATAATTCACGGTAACGTCGACTATGTTACCGACCCGCTGGCATTCATTGATGACGATGAAATCCTGCCCTGCTGCTGCGTAGCAACATCGGATATCAAAATCCAAATTGGCTGACAGGCCGGAATGTTGCGTGGGAATTGTCTCCCTTCGGTTAGAGACACCACACAGCGGTATCTCCACTCACCTGAATAAGTAAACTTTTTAGCGGCATTCGCAGACAAACGCTAACACGTAAATGAGCTACCGCGCTTTACTACGCACCCAAATCACCATTGCCACCCCGCCCAGAACCAGCAGCGAGCTGACTAATATACGAAAGGTCACGGCTTCATTCAAAAACAGCCATCCGCCCAGTACTGCCAGCACCGGTACCGATAACTGCAGCGTCGCCGCTTTGATAGCTGCGATATGAGGCAGAATGGTATACCACAGGGCATATCCTACACCGGATGCTAATGCGCCCGACGCGACGGCATAGGCAATACCATCAGCATCAGCGCCAGCTTCAGGCCAGCAGGCAACTAACAACAGCACGCCAAGTGGCGTTGCGCGCAAAAAATTGCCTGCGGTGGCGGCTACCGCTTGTGATGTTCCCTTACCTAACAATGAATAAATTCCCCAGGCGACCCCTGCAGATACCATTAACATTGCGCTGAAAACATTGGGTACCGCAGCATTTGGCAGCAATAACAACGCCACACCCCCAATGGCCAGGGTAAAACCCGCCCACTGCAGTAGTGTCATCCGCTCGCCCTTAACCAGCCCCCAGCTAATCATGGTCAGTTGCACCGCGCCAAACAGCAATAACGCCCCGGCTCCGGTTGTCATACTAATGTAAGCAAAGGAAAATCCCGCCGCATAAACAAATAATGCAATGGCAGATTTTACATTGCCATGAGCGGCTATTGTGAGCTTGTCAGATGACGCATTTAGGTTACGCGTAACTACTAAGGCCGACAATATCACTGTGCCGCTGGCTAAACGCCAAAGCGTAAAGCTTGCCGGGTCAATATCGGTTTCAACCAACGCCATACGACACAATATCGAGTTGGCCGCAAAGGCCAGCATCGCCATCGCCGATAACAACACGAGCTTTATCAAAGACATTTCATTACCCAACATCCCCCACAAAAACAATAGCGACAACTGTGGTTACTACGATAACCTTTTTAAGCTAAAAAAATACCCGCAAAATGCGGGTATTGATTAACAATGCAATAATTTAGGCTGGAGGTTACAGCTTTAAGCCTAACCGGTCGGCCACTTCGATATAGGTTTCGACCACAGAGCCCAGCCCCTGACGGAAGCGGTCTTTATCCATTTTGTTGCGGGTTGTTTTATCCCACAAACGGCAGCCATCCGGGGTAAATTCATCGCCCAGAATAATGTTGCCATCGCTGTCAACGCCAAACTCCAGTTTATAATCGACTAAAATCATACCGCCCTCATCGAACAGGGCTTTTAATACGTCGTTAACAGCAAAGGTAAGCTCTTTCATTCTGGCAACCTGTGCTTTGGTTGCCCAGCCAAACGACTCAATATGGTAATCGTTAACCATTGGGTCATGCAGCGCGTCGTTTTTCAGAAAAAACTCAAACAACGGCGGATCCAGCAATTTGCCTTCTTCAACGCCTAAACGTCGAACCAGTGAGCCGGCTGCCACGTTACGCACCACACACTCAACGGGGATCATATCAAGCTTTTTCACCACTGATTCGGTATCAGAAATCAGCGACTCAAGCTGCGTAGCTATGCCCGCTTCTTCCAGTTTGGTCATGATAAAGTGATTAAACTTGTTGTTTACCTCACCTTTTCGATCCAATTGTTCAATCTTTTCACCGTCAAATGCGGAAGTGTCGTTACGAAAATACAACACCAGCTTGTCACTGTCGTCGGTAAGATAAACAGTTTTCGCTTTACCACGGTAAAGCTCTTCGCGTTTTTCCATTATGAGTCTCGTATTAAATATCTAAGCCGTCTTCGGTCATTACTTGCTCGAAAGGTTCAAACAAGTCTGTAAGCATTTTAGCATCAAAGGGGGTGCTCTCTTTATCCATAAAGGTAATCGATGTTTTCGCCCCCAGATCCTTCAGTTTCAGGCGATACTCTTCGTAGTCGAGTAACTTGGCATCGTCAGATGATAGCAGATCTTTCCACCAACTCACTTGCTCATCAGTATACTGAACAAATATCAAACCATTGCGTTTATCAAGATCTTTAACGTTAAAGCCTAACTTGCGCAATACTAACTGAATTCGTGGCCAGGCAATGTCGTATTTGGCATCTAATACAAATGCCGGATTACCATCGCTGTCAAAGCCCATTTCCATCTCCAGGCCCTGGCGAATTTCGGCGATACGACGATTGGTCTCGAGCTGATTGAGGTATTCATAATGACCAATAACACGGTTTAGCATCTGCACTTCGTCGCGGCGAACTTGCATTGGATTACGATCTGCCAGCGACGTTTTACCCTCTTTGAAATCCAGTAAACTGACCGAAAGCTGCCCTGTTCTGCCATGGGGTTTAAGCTCCAGTGTGAACAAAAAGCGCCCTGTTGCCCCCTTGCTATCCTCGTCCGACGACCAGTTGAACCAGCCATCGTCGTCACCGTCCTGCTCTAAATTAATCGGTACCCAGCCGGTGATCAGGCGACCATCATCAGGCGCAAATGTCTCTACTGCTACGCCATTTTCTTCAAGATAACCAATTAATGAATTCCAAATGGTTTTATCCAGCGCCTCTGAATCTTTAATCTGATCAATAAGCACCGTTGCGCCCTGATAGCCATCCTGCACATGTGAGCCGGCGACAAGCGGAATCACCAACGACGGCGGCACCACTTCCAGATCACGACCAATATATGCGGAATTGCCGGTTTGCCTTACGGTAGGCAGTTCGTAATCATCCTCAAACTCGGGTGCGTCCAGATCGCTGGGAACTTGCAGTTTAGTACGTTGTTCAGCTTTTAAATATTCATAGCTGCCTGATGCCGTCTGCCTGTCTTGCTGTGACGCACATGCGGTAAGAACAAGGCTGGCGATACCGCTGACCAAAGCCAGTTTTTTATTCATAATTATCTCTTATTCCGTAATTAAAGCGTATTCATGCAATACCGCTTCGATACTTTTTTGGCTCTCAAGTTCCGGTAATACCATAGGAAGTCGTAAAAACGGGCTTTTCATCAGCCCCATTTTGTAAAGTGCCCATTTTGGCATCACCGGATTTGGCTCAACAAACAAGGCAGAGTGCAGTTTTTCGATGGTGCTGTCAATCTGTCGACAGCGGGCAAAATCACCTGCTAACGCGGCGTCACACATTGTTGCGATGGCTTTGGGTACCACGTTCGCGGTCACAGAAATGACGCCGTGACCACCTTCACACAAGAACTCACAGGATGTGCCATCATCGCCACTTAATATCACAAAGTCTTCAGCAACGAGTTGCTGAGTCGCTTTGAGGCGGGCAATATCGCCGGTGGCGTCTTTGATACCCACAATATTTTTATGCTTAGCAAGCTCTGCTACCGTTTCAGGCAGCATATCGGCGACGGTACGCCCCGGCACATTGTACAATATCACCGGCACATCAGTGGCATCTGCAATTGCTTCAAAATGAGCAATCATGCCTTTTTGTTGCGGTTTATTATAATAAGGAACCACACTCAAAAAGCCATCTATACCAAGACCAGCCATTTGTTCACTCAGGAAAATGGCTTCGGAGGTGGAGTTGGCACCGCTACCGGCAATAATTTTAGTGCGCCCGGCCGCCGCTTCAACGGTTTGTTTGACTACTTCGATGTGCTCGTCAAAAGGTAAAGTAGCAGACTCACCCGTTGTGCCTACGGACACAATGCCATGGGTGCCTTGCTGGATATGAAACTCTACCAACTGTCTCAGAGCAGGATAATCGATTTGGCCGTCATCATTCATTGGCGTGACTAGCGCGACATAACTACCGGTAAACATATTTTCTCCACTTTTTGCGAGCGCACATGGTAATTGGCAGCCCGGTTAAAAACAAGCATTTGAAGGCTGGTTATCAGTATTATTACCCGAAAGTCATACTTTTTATTCACCGGGCATAATCCATACGAATAATTTTACCCGATAATTAGCTTATCTCTGCAATGGCCGGGGGGCTTGTGCGGTTCGACTTTACAGGTTGCTGTGTTAGAATCTGCGCCCCAACAGATGAGTCAGATCCATGAAACAACAGTTAATCGCCGTTATTTTAGGCACAGATCAGACCGGTATCTTAAGCGATATTGCTACGCTGGTCAGCGAGTCTGAGTGCAATATTTTAGATAGCAGACATGCCATTTATGGTCAGGAGTTTTCGCTGACCATGATCATTGAAGGGTCACATAATGCCATTACCCGGGTTGAGCTCAGCATCCCCGAGTTATGCCAGCGTCGTGATCTGTTATCCATACTAAAACGTACCCGCCAACATACCAAACTAAATCTGACCCACCTCTATGATGTCGAATTTAATGGTGTAGATAATCCAGGGCAAATTCAGGCAATTACCCGTTTTTTTGCCGATCAGCAGGCCTCAATAAGCGCGTTCCGGCAGACCACCGATACTGACGAAGAAACCGGACACAAAATGATGCGTTTCAAACTGGTGGTTAACATCCCGGATGATGTGGCCATGCCTGAATTCCGTTACAACCTGAATTTGCTATGTCAGGTGCTAAACCTGACGCTCAAGATAGTTGATAAACACAAGGGATAAACGAATGAATACACTTTCTGCCGGCGTTGCCGCCCCGTTATTTAGTTTACCGGATCAGGATGGTAATCCTGTTTCGTTGGAGTCGTTGAAAGGTAAAAAGGTTTTGGTCTATTTTTATCCAAAAGCCATGACACCAGGATGTACCGTTCAGGCTCAGGGATTACGCGACATTCAAAACGAATTAGAACAGCATAATGTTGTTGTACTTGGCATAAGTCCGGATGCCGTTAAACGTTTGCCTAAATTCATCGAAAAAGAAAAGCTTAACTTCACGTTATTGTCTGACGAAGATCATGCGGTAGCAGATGCATTCGGTGTATGGGGCCCTAAAAAGTTCATGGGAAAAGAGTACGACGGCATTCACCGTTTAAGCTTTCTGATAGACGAAGAAGGCAACATTGAGCACGTATTCAATAAATTTAAAACCAAAGAACATCATCTGGTTATATTGAATTACCTTGAGGGCGATGCCGCTTAAGCATCTTTAAGCTCTTTATCATTACAAAAAAAGCCAGTATCGGTTGCCGATACTGGCTTTTTTTGTCACTGCACTCATTAAGAGTTAATAATTTCAGGGGGCGGTGGCGTAGAAGACCAGGCAGTCACAACCGCTTTTACCAGCGTTGCCAAAGGAATAGCAAAAAATACTCCCCAAAAGCCCCATAAACCGCCAAAGAATAACACCGCAATAATAATATACAGGGGGTGCAAACTCACCGCTTCAGAAAATAATATAGGCACCAGCAGATTACCATCCAACGCCTGAATAACGCCATATGCCACCATTAAATACCAAAACTGCGGTGTAATACCCCACTGAAACATGGCGACTACTGCAACCGGGATAGTGACGACTGCCGCGCCAATGTAAGGAATTAACACCGATAAACCGACTAACACGCCAAGTAACATGGCATAACGTAAATCCATAATCACAAAAGTAATACAGGAAATGGCACCGACGATGATGATTTCGATTGCCTTACCACGGATATAATTGGCGATCTGGGTATTCATTTCGTTACCCACCTGGGTAATCAGGCGACGTTCTTTGGGTAATATGCGTGAGATACTCTCGGTAAAATAGAGTTTATCTTTGAGCATAAAGAACACCATTAGTGGCACCAGTATAAAATAAATTAACAGAGCGGCGACACTGGTAATTGACCCCAGCGATGCTGACAGAGCTTGCTCGCCAAAATCCACCAAGCGCTGATTAGCGCCTTCCATCATTTCATAAATATGCGAAAACTGAACATATTCGGGGTATTTATCAGGTAATGTTAACAGCCATGTCTGGGCATTTTGCCAAATAACCGGCAGTTCCTGGGCTAAGCTGACACTCTGCTTGGTAATCACCGGTACTAAGCCTACCGTTAACATCACCATTACCATCACAAAACAAATTAACACCAGCGCCACCGCAAGAGGACGCCCTACCCCAACGCGTTTAAGTTGAGTGACCGGCCAGTCAAGTAAATAGGCAATCACCGCTGCCACAATTACCGGCATCAGCATGTTGCCCCATAACAGCAACAATGCACTGCTGATAAGAATAAGGACAAGCAGCATCGCAGCATCAGGATCTGAAAACTTACGCCTGTACCAACGCCCGAAAACACTAAACATTCACTTTTCCTTTCAACAATCAAAAATGCCAGGCAGGTTTACACCCAAACGCCCGACAACGCCCATAACACTAAGAATAAATTAAATATAACAATCAGTTAGCTAAAAAACAGAAGCTATACGATAACTTCTTATGCACCGCGCTACTATACCGACAAACTTGCTGTTTGTAACGCTTAGAACTTGCGCCACGCTCGCCCTTGTGGTGTCATTAAATGATATTGCCCTGTGGCACTGCTTTATTTACGTTATTTTACAGGTTTCAGGGAACTGATCAGCCTCAGGTTGTCGTATATATAGCAGTATTTGGCTTAATCCGAGGAATAATGAAACAATATTTGCAATCCGGCATCGTTGGTTTTTCATTAACCGTGGTAGCGTTGCTGATGCCTGTAAATGGTATAGCCCAAAGTATTGGCAGCGACAAAAATACGCTGCCGGATATTGGTGTGGTGGCGTCAGAAGCGCTCACCGTCGATAAGGAAATGTTAATCGGCGATGCCATTATGCGTCAGATGCGTGGCCAGGCCCCTATTATCGACGATCCGATATTGAGCGAATACATTCAGGATCTGGGTAACCGGCTCGTGCTGCAAGCTGAAAACACCAAGTTTCCGTTTGAATTTTTTGTCATCAACAATAGCGCCATGAACGCCTTTGCATTTTACGGCGGTCACGTGGGTGTCCATTCCGGTATTATCACCAGTGCTGATTCCGAAAGTGAACTGGCTTCAGTGCTCGCCCACGAAGTCACACACGTAACCCAGAGGCACTTAGCGCGCCGGGCGCTTTCCCAGCAACGCAGCTCACCTTTGCAGATTGCGTCCATGTTGGGCAGTATTTTACTTGCTGCAGCAAACCCTGAAGCTGGTATGGCAGCCTTGCAAACCTCATCTGCGATATCCCAGCAAATGACGATAGACTACACACGCTCTAACGAGCAGGAAGCTGACCGTATTGGCATTGACATACTGTACAACGCCGGTTTTGATCCGCGCGCTGCAGCCACGTTTTTTGGAAAAATGGCAGAAGAATACCGGTTACGCTCGCGCCCACCGGAACGGCTGCTCACTCACCCGTTAACTGAAAAACGGATTGCCGATGCCCGCAGCAGGATGGCCCGCTACCCTGAGGTCAGGTTACCGCCCAGTTTAACCTTTCATCTGGCCAAAGCCCGCCTACTCGCGCGTTATCAGTTTGACCCGGATTACGCGTTAGAGCACTACATGGCGGTCAATGAGCAAGGCAACTATTTAGTTAAAGAAGCAGCCCGTTATGGCCTGGCTATTGCTCTATTGGCCAACGACAAAGCGGCGCAGGCACAAGAGATTAACAATGAATTGCTCAAACGCGATCCAAACAATCTGTTTTATATTGATCTTGCTACCGATATTCTGATTGCGCTCAATCAGCCACAGACAGCGGTTGAAATGCTGGAAAAGGAAATATTCAATAAACCTCGCAACAGCGTTGTGGTGTTAAATTTGGCCAATACCTACCTCACAATGAAGCAATACAGCAAAACCATTGAACTGCTAAGAGACTATCTGTTAGTAAAACCGCACGATCAACTGGCCTACAGTCTGTTAAGCGAAGCTTATAAATCGGAAAAATCCTACAAAGGGATGCATCAAAGTAAAGCCGAATTGCTCGCGTTGTATGGCGCATACCCCAATGCTATCGACGAGCTGCAACACGCCTACAATTACACCGGCGATGATCATCTCGAAAAACAACGCATCAGAGCGCGAATTCAACAACTGCGCGATGCTGAAGAAAAGTTAAGAAATTTTTAGTAAGTTAAGGTGCTGAACAGGTTTAACAAAATAAGTTTATCGGTCGCTTGTTTCCGCGCACAACCACATTTGACGAGCACCTTACTGCAATCATCCTGCGGCTGTTCCTTTAATTAACGACAGTGTACAAGTGTCATTTTTGTGGGGTTTAAGACTAAAACCGTCGGCTTCAAACGCCCGGTTAGAAAAGAGGATTAAAACCCGCGTATCGCCATTAGCACTTGCTGTTCTAACGTTGACGTTGCAATTATTTAAAACGAGCTCTGTTACTAAAGACTCTTTGCTTCCATCAGAATGCTCAGTGTGCTGGGTTTGGCCTGATAAGACATAGGTTTTCGCGGCACAAGATACTAATGAAACAAATGCAAAGGCAACAATGGTTACTGGCAACAAATCGGTTTAAAATTCATTGTGCTTCATCCTTGAAGTAAGTTATCGGTATATCGACGCAAACCAAACTTGTGATCTGCTAACTAAAATTAGCAAGGGTTTGATTATTGCTAATTAAATATCGGGGCTGACATACACAAACTTAGCACAGTTTAGTGTGTTTTAAATCACTCAGTTATCTGCGCTCTGGCTTTGCGCCACTGCCTGGTTAAGCCGCTCAACCGTTACTTCACCCCTTATGGTTTTCGTTACTTCACCTGCCGGGCTAATAATGTAGGTAGTGGGTAACACAATTGGCATACTTACCGGTAACGCTGTTGCCGACTCGGTAGTAAGAACCGGAAAGCGAATGTCCCGGCGCTCAATTAATTGCTGCAGTTCCGGGAGGCTGAGTTCGTCAAAGCTAACGCCCAGCACCCTTACGTTGCCCTGCTGGTAAAATGCATTGAGTTCTGGTAACTCGCGCAGACACGGCAGACACCATTCCGCAAAATAGTTGACCACCGTCCA
This window harbors:
- a CDS encoding TlpA family protein disulfide reductase yields the protein MQSSSFITVSGSKVQWRSGQWTVVNYFAEWCLPCLRELPELNAFYQQGNVRVLGVSFDELSLPELQQLIERRDIRFPVLTTESATALPVSMPIVLPTTYIISPAGEVTKTIRGEVTVERLNQAVAQSQSADN
- a CDS encoding M48 family metalloprotease, whose amino-acid sequence is MKQYLQSGIVGFSLTVVALLMPVNGIAQSIGSDKNTLPDIGVVASEALTVDKEMLIGDAIMRQMRGQAPIIDDPILSEYIQDLGNRLVLQAENTKFPFEFFVINNSAMNAFAFYGGHVGVHSGIITSADSESELASVLAHEVTHVTQRHLARRALSQQRSSPLQIASMLGSILLAAANPEAGMAALQTSSAISQQMTIDYTRSNEQEADRIGIDILYNAGFDPRAAATFFGKMAEEYRLRSRPPERLLTHPLTEKRIADARSRMARYPEVRLPPSLTFHLAKARLLARYQFDPDYALEHYMAVNEQGNYLVKEAARYGLAIALLANDKAAQAQEINNELLKRDPNNLFYIDLATDILIALNQPQTAVEMLEKEIFNKPRNSVVVLNLANTYLTMKQYSKTIELLRDYLLVKPHDQLAYSLLSEAYKSEKSYKGMHQSKAELLALYGAYPNAIDELQHAYNYTGDDHLEKQRIRARIQQLRDAEEKLRNF